The following nucleotide sequence is from Trifolium pratense cultivar HEN17-A07 linkage group LG2, ARS_RC_1.1, whole genome shotgun sequence.
AACAATTACTCAACTGTTATTTCCCTTTTCCAACAAATGGAATTCCGTGGAATTAAGCCTAACATTATTACTATGTCCATTTTAATCAATTGTTACTGTCACGTAGGTCAAATGACTTATGCATTTTCTCTATTGGGAAAGATTCTTAAGATGGGTTATCAGCCGAATATCGTAACCTTGAATACCCTTATCAAAGGTCTTTGTCTTAATAATGAGGTTCAGAAAGCATTGTACTTTCATGATGATCTTATCGCTAAGGGATTTCAGTTGGACCATGTTAGTTACGGGACATTTGATCAATGGGTTGTGTAAAATGGGACATACAACACCTGCCCTCCAACTGTTGACAAGACTCGAAAAAGGATCAGTAAAGCCTGATGTGATGATGTATAATACAATCATTGATAGCATGTGCAAAGATAAGCTTGTAGATGATGCTTGTCAATTATTTTCTGAAATGGTTATCAAGGGTATTTCGCCTACTGTTGTCACTTATAGTGCTCTAATCTATGGTTTTTGTATTGTCAGTCAATTAAAACAAGATAGGAATGCCAACAATCGAATGCTACAAATGCGTAATACTCCTTCCATTATTGAATTTACCAAGATTTTAGGTTCTCTTGTTAAAACTAAGAACAATTACTCAACTGTTATTTCCCTTTCTCACCAAATGGAATTCCATGGAATTAGGTCTGACATTTTCACTAttacaattttgatcaattgTTACTGTCATATAGGTCAAATGACTTGTGCATTTTCTCTATTGGGAAAGATTCTTAAGATGGGTTATCAGCTGGATGTAGTAACCGTGAATACCCTTATCAAAGGTCTTTGTCTTAATAATGAGGTTCAGAAAGCATTGTACTTTCATGATGACCTTATCACTAAGGGTTTTCAGCTCAACCATGTTAGTTACGGGACATTGATCAATGGCTTGTGTAAAATGGGACATACAACACCTGCCCTCCAACTGTTGACAAGACTCGAAAAAGGATCAGTAAAGCCTGATGTGATGATGTATAATACAATCATTGATAGCATGTGCAAAGATAAGCTTGTAGATGATGCTTGTCAATTATTTTCTGAAATGGTTATCAAGGGTATTTCGCCTACTGTTGTCACTTATAGTGCTCTAATCTATGGTTTTTGTATTgtgaataaattaaaagaagcaATTGTTTTGTTGAACGAAATGGTATCGAAAAACATCAACCCAGATGTTTATACCTTTAATATATTGATCGATGCGTTTTGTAAGgagggaaagatgaaagaaGCTAAAAGTATGTTAAATATAATGATGAAACACGGCATGAAACCTGATGTAGTTACTTATAATACTTTAATGGATGGGTTCTGCCTTCGTAATGAAGTGAGCAAGGCCAAATATATATTCAACACTATGGTCCAAAGGGGAATGATGCCCAATGTTAAGAGCTACAGTATTATGATTAATGGGTTCTGTAAGAGTAAAATGGTGGATGAAGCCATCAATCTCTTCGAAGAAATGCATTTCAAAAATATGTTTCCTGATACAGTAACTTACAGCACTCTTATTGATGGCTTGTGCAAATCAGGGAGAATATCATATGCCTGGGAGCTTGTAGATGAGATGCGTGACAGAGGTCAACCACCCAATGCAATCACCTACAATTCCTTCTTGCACACTTTGTGCAGAAATCATCATCTTGACGAGGCAATTGCATTAGTCAAGAGTATTAAAGACCACGGTATCATGCCAACTTTGTACACGTACAGTATCCTAATTGATGGACTTTGCAAAGGTGGGAGGCTTAATGATGCACTAAAGGTTTTTAAGGATCTTCTGGCTAAAGGATACAATCTAAATGTGGTAATTTACAACACTATGATTTGTGGACTTTGTAACGAGGGCTTGTTTGATGAAGCATTAGATTTGTTGTCAAAAATGGAAGATAAGGGTTGCTTTCCCGATGCTGTCACTTTTGAAATAATGATTTGTGCACTCTTTGAAAGCGGTGAGAATGATAAAGCAGAGAAACTTGTACGTGAAGTGATTGCTAGAGGTCTACTTTAAGAGCAAAACCAGGTATGACACTTGTTACacattattttgaatttttatgacAATCATAGAGTCTTTTTTTCCTTGATAgttatacaaaaaaaagatgGACTTTGATCTAGGATCCttagtttagtttagttttgACCAAAgtaatttattgttttgttcAATTTGATATTGTATCCATTAAAGTGGTTATTTTTGAAGTCTTGAAATGACTATCCTTTTTCATCTCGGTGCACTATTGATCCGCTTTATCTACTTTAATAGATTTTATCTGGTAATGGACATCGTCAACAAACCATGCTTGCCTAGGTTGACTTGATTAATTTTGGCAATCGGTTTTCTTTTGACCTTTACCAGATTTTTGCTTATTggtataatatataaaatgattATTGATAGGTACATTTTATTTTACACTTGACTTATAGACAGATTGGTAATGGATTTATAGGTTGCAAACCGAGACCTGTATGTGATGTACCATGAAAGTGAACAGATATCTTGACTTCATGCAAGAAAGAGGCATGGTGTACAGCCCTCTGTCTGTCGTATTGTTATAAAAGAGAGAAACTTGAATGTTGAAAGAGGCATGGTGTAAGGCCCTCTATGGCTCTATCTTTTAATGAATGCATTAATCTTTTCATATGAATTGTGAATTAAactataattttagtttttcataAAATACATTGCGAGTGTTTGTAGTCTGTATCTGGTTTTGTTTATTGTATCAGAATAGTTAGTGGATTTGAGTTGTGTAAGCGGCCGCAATATTGTTCATACTTGGTTGCTTGTTTTGAGTGTTTTAGGTGCAAGACTATGGCTGACTTTGTTTCCCCTGCTTTTAGCTATTTGTCATATTGTATCAACCTTTTCACTGTGTTGAGTATTATTTGTGCTTAACATCTTAATAAATTCTTCTGCTTATAGAAACATGAGTTCCTCCCCAAGTCATTCAGTTTATATAACACCTTATgtcttgttatttttaattgaaattataaaaggaGGTTGAGATAAAGGGTTAGACTTGCACGTTACTTTAGCATCAAATTGTTTTAACTAATTAAGACCGCAACTAATTAAGTAAGAATCTAAGTGAAAAGCTGTTGCACCTGAATCTGTCCCACAAGGGAAGCCAAGGAAGTGCCTTCCACTTCATATCTGTGTATACATATATGTTGCATCTTTCCTTTTTGTGTCATCTTTGAATTTGTGACTTTCTACACTAGTCAGTGTTAATTTAGTAGTGACATTGCCACTGTTTGCAGCTTAACTTGTGATTGTGACAGGATTGAACAACTTTTTCACCAAAACCAAGCTGATTTCATGCTCAGAACTCTACATCTATAGCCCAACCTAGCAGATTTTTTCAGCATGATCTTTATTTTTGCAGGTTACGTTTAGGTAAGGTGGATACTTTCTTCTTCGCTCCCCACATTTGGCGCTTTGACACCTTCTTCCATTTCTTTCtcaaataataagtgaatactgttatgtgttattcctcagctcaaggctggtttaaataggaagagtacaaatataaaaggaaataatagataagcttagaatctcctagaaataacaaactaggaaactaaatattttccaacaccccccctcaagttggtgcatagatatctatcatgcccaacttgccgatcaaatgctcaaaggtgggtcttgctaagcttttggtcaagatatctgcagtttgctgactcgaagttacaaaaggtagacatatgattccggcatctaacttctcttttatgaaatgtcgatcgatctcaatatgcttggttctgtcatgttgaactgggttatgagctatgctaatagcggctttactgtcagagtataatttcaatggaagctcaattttcatcttaagctcttctaggactctgtggatccataatccttcacaaataccttgagccatagctctaaactcagcttctgcactacttcttgctacaactccttgtttcttgctcctccatgtcacaagattaccccaaacataggtacaatatccggaggttgatcttctgtcagtgactgaacctgcccaatcagcatcggtaaagatagacacatttctttcattagtcttcttaaaaaataatccctttccaggatttgctttcaaatatcgcagtatcctatagactgcctcaagatgttcctcaaaaggagaatgcataaactgacttactacactaaacgagaaagcaatgtcaggtctagtgtgtgccaaataaatcagttttccaaccaatctctggtaccttccagtatcaacaggaacactaccttcttcccaaagttttgcattaggatccatgggagtatctgctggtcgacatccactcattcctgtttctttcaataaatctataatgtatttttgctgggaaactacaataccatcttttgatcgagcaacctccataccaagaaaatatctcatggatcccaagtccttgatttcaaagtctaatgctaatttctcttttactcttgccatttcaactatatcatctccagtaaggacgatatcatcaacataaacaattaggacagcaatttttccatcttgggagaactttgtgaacaaggtgtggtcagcttgtccttgaatgtacccttgtttcttcatggaataagtgaacttttcaaaccaagctctaggagactgctttaatccatacaaagacttatttagtttgcatacatttgatccaaacttgtcttcaaagccaggaggaatgtccatatatacttcttctaaatcaccattgagaaaagc
It contains:
- the LOC123910113 gene encoding pentatricopeptide repeat-containing protein At1g62914, mitochondrial-like isoform X2, translated to MTYAFSILGKILKMGYQPDVVTLTTLIKGLCLNNDIQKALYFHDDLITKGFQLDHVSYGTLINGLCKMGHTTPALQLLRRLEKGSVKPGLVIYSTIIDSMCKDKLVDDACQLFSEMVIKGISPTVVTYSALIYGFCIVSQLKQDRNANNRMLQMRNTPSIIEFTKILGSLVKTKNNYSTVISLSHQMEFHGIRSDIFTITILINCYCHIGQMTCAFSLLGKILKMGYQLDVVTVNTLIKGLCLNNEVQKALYFHDDLITKGFQLNHVSYGTLINGLCKMGHTTPALQLLTRLEKGSVKPDVMMYNTIIDSMCKDKLVDDACQLFSEMVIKGISPTVVTYSALIYGFCIVNKLKEAIVLLNEMVSKNINPDVYTFNILIDAFCKEGKMKEAKSMLNIMMKHGMKPDVVTYNTLMDGFCLRNEVSKAKYIFNTMVQRGMMPNVKSYSIMINGFCKSKMVDEAINLFEEMHFKNMFPDTVTYSTLIDGLCKSGRISYAWELVDEMRDRGQPPNAITYNSFLHTLCRNHHLDEAIALVKSIKDHGIMPTLYTYSILIDGLCKGGRLNDALKVFKDLLAKGYNLNVVIYNTMICGLCNEGLFDEALDLLSKMEDKGCFPDAVTFEIMICALFESGENDKAEKLVREVIARGLL
- the LOC123910113 gene encoding pentatricopeptide repeat-containing protein At3g22470, mitochondrial-like isoform X3 codes for the protein MRFRKHCTFMMILSLRDFSWTMLVTGHLINGLCKMGHTTPALQLLTRLEKGSVKPDVMMYNTIIDSMCKDKLVDDACQLFSEMVIKGISPTVVTYSALIYGFCIVSQLKQDRNANNRMLQMRNTPSIIEFTKILGSLVKTKNNYSTVISLSHQMEFHGIRSDIFTITILINCYCHIGQMTCAFSLLGKILKMGYQLDVVTVNTLIKGLCLNNEVQKALYFHDDLITKGFQLNHVSYGTLINGLCKMGHTTPALQLLTRLEKGSVKPDVMMYNTIIDSMCKDKLVDDACQLFSEMVIKGISPTVVTYSALIYGFCIVNKLKEAIVLLNEMVSKNINPDVYTFNILIDAFCKEGKMKEAKSMLNIMMKHGMKPDVVTYNTLMDGFCLRNEVSKAKYIFNTMVQRGMMPNVKSYSIMINGFCKSKMVDEAINLFEEMHFKNMFPDTVTYSTLIDGLCKSGRISYAWELVDEMRDRGQPPNAITYNSFLHTLCRNHHLDEAIALVKSIKDHGIMPTLYTYSILIDGLCKGGRLNDALKVFKDLLAKGYNLNVVIYNTMICGLCNEGLFDEALDLLSKMEDKGCFPDAVTFEIMICALFESGENDKAEKLVREVIARGLL
- the LOC123910113 gene encoding pentatricopeptide repeat-containing protein At1g63330-like isoform X1, whose amino-acid sequence is MSPMRLTRFLSKSSLLPNFFTFRFFSHFHNVSDVVDDDSIYMFKSMLNMRKTPSIIEFNKILSSLVKTKNNYSTVVSLFQQMEFHGTIRPNIITMSILINCYCHVGQMTYAFSILGKILKMGYQPDVVTLTTLIKGLCLNNDIQKALYFHDDLITKGFQLDHVSYGTLINGLCKMGHTTPALQLLRRLEKGSVKPGLVIYSTIIDSMCKDKLVDDACQLFSEMVIKGISPTVVTYSALIYGFCIVSQLKQDRNANNRMLQMRNTPSIIEFTKILGSLVKTKNNYSTVISLSHQMEFHGIRSDIFTITILINCYCHIGQMTCAFSLLGKILKMGYQLDVVTVNTLIKGLCLNNEVQKALYFHDDLITKGFQLNHVSYGTLINGLCKMGHTTPALQLLTRLEKGSVKPDVMMYNTIIDSMCKDKLVDDACQLFSEMVIKGISPTVVTYSALIYGFCIVNKLKEAIVLLNEMVSKNINPDVYTFNILIDAFCKEGKMKEAKSMLNIMMKHGMKPDVVTYNTLMDGFCLRNEVSKAKYIFNTMVQRGMMPNVKSYSIMINGFCKSKMVDEAINLFEEMHFKNMFPDTVTYSTLIDGLCKSGRISYAWELVDEMRDRGQPPNAITYNSFLHTLCRNHHLDEAIALVKSIKDHGIMPTLYTYSILIDGLCKGGRLNDALKVFKDLLAKGYNLNVVIYNTMICGLCNEGLFDEALDLLSKMEDKGCFPDAVTFEIMICALFESGENDKAEKLVREVIARGLL